The window CGCCTTCGCGTACTGCACGGTGATCGCGTTGACCGCTGTCTTCGACGCCGGGTAGGCCACGCCGGGGTAGGCGTAGGACGGGGTTCCCGCCGCGGTGAGCCGGGTCAGCGAGGCCAGACCACTGCTGACGTTGACCACGACCGGGGCCTCGGAACGCTCGAGCAGCGGCAGGAACGCGTGCAGGACCCGCACGGTGCCGAAGACATTCGTCTCGAACGTGTTCCGCATCATGTCTGCGGTCACGTCCGCGGCGCCGATCACGACGTTGCCGGCACCCCTTTCCTCGATGCCTGCGTTGTTGATCAGTACGTCCAGCCCTCCATCGGCCTCGATGGTCCTCGCCGCCGCCTCCACGGACGCGTCGCTGGTGGTATCGAGCTGGACCAGCCGTGCGCCCAGCTGCTCGGCGGCGCGGCGCCCGCGTTCGGCGTCCCGGCTTCCGATGTAGACGGTGTGGCCCGCGGCGGCGAGGCGGCGGGCGGTCTCGAAGCCGAGACCCTTGTTCGCTCCGGTGATCAGTGTCGTTGTCATGCCTCCAGGCTGCTGCTGACTGTCGGAAGCAGCCAGGCGTCCCGTCTTCCTGGGACTGCCGGTACCAGGAAGTTCCGCGTGCGGCGGTGCACAGTGGTGACATGACGAGCACGGATTTCGGGCGCACGGTGCGGCGCTGGCGCGACCGGGTCTCCCCGGAAGCGGCCGGGCTGCCCGCGGGCGGACATCGGCGCGCGGCCGGACTGCGCCGGGAGGAGCTGGCCCTGCTGGCCGGGATCTCGGTCGACTACGTGACCCGTCTGGAACAGGGCCGGGCGACCAACCCCTCGGAGCAGGTCGTCGAGGCCCTGGGGCGTGCCCTGCGCCTCTCCGCGGCCGAGCGCGAGCACCTGTTCCACGTCGCCGGGCTCGTACCCCCGGGGCAGGGCACGGTGCCTGCCTACATCACGCCGAGCGTGCACCGGATGCTGGACCGGCTGACCGGGACGCCCGTCGCGGTCTTCGACGCGGCGTGGACGCAGTTGCTGGCCAACCCTCTGTACACGGCGCTGATGGGCGAGCGGCACGGC is drawn from Streptomyces sp. NBC_01717 and contains these coding sequences:
- a CDS encoding SDR family NAD(P)-dependent oxidoreductase produces the protein MTTTLITGANKGLGFETARRLAAAGHTVYIGSRDAERGRRAAEQLGARLVQLDTTSDASVEAAARTIEADGGLDVLINNAGIEERGAGNVVIGAADVTADMMRNTFETNVFGTVRVLHAFLPLLERSEAPVVVNVSSGLASLTRLTAAGTPSYAYPGVAYPASKTAVNAITVQYAKAFPNMRINAVEPGFTKTDLNGNTGVQSVEQGAEIIVRMAQVSPDGPTGGFLDVEGILPW
- a CDS encoding helix-turn-helix transcriptional regulator, giving the protein MTSTDFGRTVRRWRDRVSPEAAGLPAGGHRRAAGLRREELALLAGISVDYVTRLEQGRATNPSEQVVEALGRALRLSAAEREHLFHVAGLVPPGQGTVPAYITPSVHRMLDRLTGTPVAVFDAAWTQLLANPLYTALMGERHGRERNGVWRAFLGSGDRVRHTTQSRRAMETAVVADLRATAGRYPDDQQLRRLVTELCTNSERFAELWDAGALGQHEAARKTIDHPQVGSLTLDCDVLSVAGSDLRIMIYTAEPGTQDTERLELLAVLGTQTLVG